The Ischnura elegans chromosome 1, ioIscEleg1.1, whole genome shotgun sequence genome contains a region encoding:
- the LOC124172170 gene encoding eukaryotic translation initiation factor 3 subunit G: protein MPSETENKSWADYVDDDAGVLPAPTEVISKGIKTVTEYKYDEEEKKTKKYVRTFKIEKRIVSKTIAQRKTWPKYGASKHDKPGPNPATTIVAEDVFMQFVSNKEEQDKQDDDPLEKLKNMDQGVVKCRFCKGDHWTTKCPYKDTAAGMLADDKGPGTSLSTEDKSAKGSSTGKYVPPSMRDGANKRRDGGPMKPEEYSNAAIRVSNLSENTQDADLEELVKPFGQISKMHLGKDRATGLCKGYAYVHYKNKEDAAKAIAKLSGHGYDHLILSVEWSKPQTPQ, encoded by the coding sequence ATGCCGTCAGAAACTGAAAACAAATCCTGGGCAGATTATGTAGATGATGATGCGGGTGTTCTGCCTGCTCCTACGGAAGTTATATCTAAGGGAATCAAAACCGTTACGGAATACAAGTatgatgaagaagagaagaaaacgAAGAAGTATGTAAGAacctttaaaattgaaaaaagaatagtTTCCAAGACTATTGCGCAGCGCAAGACATGGCCTAAGTATGGTGCATCTAAGCACGACAAGCCAGGCCCGAATCCTGCCACGACAATTGTAGCTGAAGACGTATTCATGCAGTTCGTGTCTAACAAAGAGGAGCAGGATAAGCAAGACGATGACCCCTTGGAGAAGTTGAAAAATATGGATCAGGGAGTGGTGAAATGTCGTTTTTGCAAAGGAGATCACTGGACAACTAAATGCCCGTATAAAGACACCGCCGCTGGAATGCTCGCCGATGACAAAGGCCCGGGTACTTCCCTTAGTACAGAAGATAAATCGGCCAAAGGTAGCTCTACTGGTAAATATGTGCCCCCCAGTATGCGTGATGGTGCCAACAAAAGGCGTGATGGTGGACCGATGAAACCGGAGGAGTACTCTAATGCTGCAATCCGTGTGTCTAACTTGTCTGAAAATACGCAAGATGCTGATCTGGAGGAACTGGTGAAACCATTTGGACAGATTAGTAAAATGCATCTCGGCAAAGATAGAGCAACAGGCTTGTGCAAAGGTTATGCTTACGTACACTACAAAAACAAAGAAGATGCTGCTAAAGCTATTGCCAAGCTCAGTGGGCACGGGTACGACCATTTGATTTTAAGTGTTGAGTGGTCGAAGCCTCAAACTCCACAGTAA